One stretch of Thermococcus sp. M36 DNA includes these proteins:
- the fni gene encoding type 2 isopentenyl-diphosphate Delta-isomerase: MQAFDKEELTVIRKFEHIEHCLKRNVQAHVSNGFEDIHFVHMSLPEIDKEEIDLSVEFLGRKFDYPIFIAGMTGGTKGSQLAGKINKTLAKAAQELNIPMGVGSQRAMIRKPETWESYYVRDVAPDVFLVGNLGAPQFAETMPDRYGIDEALKAVETIQADALAIHMNPLQESVQPEGDTQYRGVLKALAELKAEFPYPIIAKETGAGVSMEVAIRLESIGIDAIDVGGLGGTSWSAVEYYRAKDELGRNLALRFWDWGIKTSISVAEVRYSTELPIIATGGMRDGITMAKALAMGATFAGIALPLLRPAVKGDVEGVIKVLRRYIEEIRNTMFLVGARNVEELRRVPLVVTGFTREWLEQRIDLLVYLRDRRF; this comes from the coding sequence ATGCAGGCGTTCGATAAGGAGGAACTCACTGTCATCAGGAAATTCGAGCACATCGAGCACTGCTTGAAAAGAAACGTTCAGGCTCACGTTTCCAACGGTTTTGAGGACATTCACTTCGTCCACATGAGCCTTCCCGAGATAGACAAGGAGGAAATAGACCTCAGCGTCGAGTTCCTTGGGAGGAAGTTCGATTACCCAATTTTCATAGCCGGCATGACCGGCGGAACGAAAGGCTCTCAGCTCGCCGGAAAGATAAACAAGACCCTGGCAAAGGCAGCTCAGGAGCTGAACATCCCCATGGGCGTCGGCAGCCAGAGGGCCATGATAAGGAAGCCCGAGACATGGGAAAGCTACTACGTCCGCGACGTCGCGCCTGATGTCTTCCTCGTCGGCAACCTTGGGGCGCCGCAGTTCGCCGAGACAATGCCTGACAGGTACGGCATTGATGAGGCTTTAAAGGCCGTCGAGACGATTCAGGCGGACGCTTTGGCAATCCACATGAACCCCCTCCAGGAGAGCGTCCAGCCCGAAGGGGATACACAGTACAGGGGTGTCCTGAAGGCCCTCGCCGAGCTTAAGGCCGAGTTCCCCTACCCGATAATCGCCAAGGAAACTGGCGCCGGCGTCTCGATGGAGGTCGCGATAAGGCTCGAGAGCATCGGTATAGACGCCATCGACGTCGGCGGCCTCGGCGGGACGAGCTGGAGCGCGGTCGAGTACTACAGGGCGAAGGACGAGCTGGGGCGGAACCTGGCTCTCAGGTTCTGGGACTGGGGTATAAAGACCTCGATAAGCGTCGCTGAGGTCAGGTATTCGACCGAGCTGCCGATAATAGCCACCGGCGGGATGCGGGACGGAATAACGATGGCTAAGGCATTGGCGATGGGTGCGACCTTCGCCGGCATTGCCCTGCCGCTGCTCAGGCCTGCCGTCAAGGGCGACGTTGAGGGCGTCATCAAGGTTCTCAGGCGCTATATCGAGGAAATCAGGAACACCATGTTCCTCGTTGGTGCCAGGAACGTCGAGGAGCTCAGAAGGGTCCCGCTCGTGGTCACAGGATTCACGAGGGAGTGGCTGGAGCAGAGGATTGATTTGCTGGTCTACCTCCGGGACAGGAGGTTCTGA
- a CDS encoding isopentenyl phosphate kinase — protein sequence MIIVKVGGSVFSDKKGKAENFDGETVRRIAKEIVNFYPREGFIIVHGGGSFGHPYAKEYRIRDGLPGDWETAHLKRIGFTLTHQAMLRANARFIEAFVREGLPAFSVSTSSVFITENGEVAYGDLEVVERLLELKFIPVLFGDVSIDLAKGVEILSGDQIITYLAKMLEPNKVIFLMDVDGIYDGKPGEGRLIQNLPKEEILALLERLHCTSAGTDVTGGICNKLREAKKIAEHSEVWFVNGKVPGRLSGAIRGDGFGTRIARE from the coding sequence ATGATAATCGTCAAGGTCGGCGGAAGCGTCTTCAGCGATAAGAAGGGAAAAGCAGAGAACTTCGACGGGGAGACCGTGAGGAGGATAGCGAAGGAGATAGTGAACTTTTATCCGAGGGAGGGCTTCATAATAGTCCACGGTGGGGGCAGCTTCGGGCACCCCTACGCCAAGGAGTACCGGATAAGGGACGGCCTCCCCGGGGACTGGGAGACCGCTCACCTCAAGAGGATAGGGTTCACCCTCACCCACCAGGCCATGCTGAGGGCCAACGCTCGTTTTATAGAGGCCTTCGTCCGAGAGGGCCTGCCGGCGTTCTCGGTCTCGACCTCCTCCGTTTTCATAACCGAGAACGGTGAAGTCGCCTACGGCGACCTTGAGGTGGTGGAGAGGCTCCTTGAGCTGAAGTTCATACCAGTGCTCTTCGGGGATGTCTCCATTGACCTGGCTAAGGGCGTCGAGATCCTCTCCGGCGACCAGATAATAACCTACCTCGCCAAGATGCTTGAGCCGAACAAGGTGATATTCCTCATGGACGTTGACGGGATCTATGACGGAAAGCCGGGGGAGGGACGCCTTATTCAGAACCTTCCAAAGGAGGAGATACTTGCCCTCCTTGAGAGGCTCCACTGCACCTCAGCTGGAACCGACGTCACCGGTGGTATCTGCAACAAGCTGAGGGAGGCGAAGAAGATAGCGGAGCACTCCGAGGTCTGGTTCGTGAACGGCAAAGTCCCGGGGAGGCTGAGCGGAGCCATTAGGGGGGATGGCTTCGGGACGAGGATTGCCCGGGAATAG
- a CDS encoding mevalonate kinase: MRVLASAPAKIILFGEHSVVYGKPAIAAAIDLRTYVWAEFNDTGAIKIEAKDIRVPGLTVSFSEDEIYFESDYGKAAEVLSYVRQAIELVREEADSTGKGVTVSITSQIPVGAGLGSSAAVAVATIGAVSRLLGLELTNKEIGKLGHRVELLVQGASSGIDPTVSAIGGFIHYEKGNFEHLPFMELPIVVGYTGSSGSTKELVAMVRRNYEEMPDVVEPILASMGKIVERAREVILSDLDEEIRFARLGGLMNINHGLLDALGVSTKKLSELVYAARTAGALGAKITGAGGGGCMYALAPEKQSEVATAITIAGGTPMITRISREGLRIEEVLP; this comes from the coding sequence ATGAGGGTTCTCGCTTCGGCACCTGCTAAAATTATCCTCTTTGGGGAGCACAGTGTTGTCTACGGAAAACCCGCCATAGCGGCAGCGATAGACCTCAGGACGTATGTCTGGGCCGAGTTCAACGACACTGGGGCGATTAAGATAGAGGCCAAGGACATACGCGTCCCCGGTTTAACCGTCTCATTCTCCGAGGATGAGATATACTTTGAGAGCGACTACGGAAAGGCCGCCGAGGTTCTGAGCTACGTCAGGCAGGCCATTGAGCTTGTGCGGGAGGAGGCCGACTCAACAGGGAAGGGAGTAACAGTCTCGATAACCTCGCAGATACCAGTCGGGGCCGGCCTTGGAAGCTCTGCAGCGGTAGCCGTCGCGACCATAGGGGCGGTCTCAAGGCTCCTCGGCCTGGAACTGACCAATAAGGAAATCGGAAAGCTCGGCCACAGGGTTGAGCTCCTCGTCCAGGGCGCCTCAAGCGGTATAGACCCCACCGTCTCGGCAATAGGGGGCTTCATCCACTATGAGAAGGGTAACTTCGAGCACCTGCCCTTCATGGAGCTGCCGATAGTCGTCGGCTACACGGGCTCAAGTGGCTCAACGAAGGAGCTCGTCGCAATGGTTAGGAGGAACTATGAGGAGATGCCTGACGTCGTCGAGCCGATACTCGCTTCGATGGGCAAGATAGTCGAGAGGGCCAGGGAGGTCATTCTCTCCGATCTTGACGAAGAGATACGCTTCGCCAGGCTCGGCGGGCTCATGAACATCAACCACGGACTTTTAGATGCCCTCGGCGTCTCAACAAAGAAGCTCAGCGAGCTGGTTTACGCTGCCAGAACTGCCGGCGCGCTCGGAGCAAAGATAACCGGCGCCGGCGGTGGCGGCTGCATGTACGCCCTAGCTCCGGAGAAGCAGAGTGAGGTGGCGACGGCAATAACCATAGCCGGCGGAACGCCGATGATAACGAGGATAAGCAGGGAAGGGCTCAGAATAGAGGAGGTTCTGCCATGA
- a CDS encoding RNase J family beta-CASP ribonuclease → MIKIHTVSGYEEVGKNMTAVEYNGEVVIIDMGIRLDRVLIHEDVNIQEFPTKELQKLGAIPDDSGIKHKKVVAIAFTHGHLDHIGAVGKLAPHYPDVPIYGTPYTIKLAKGEVKSEKYFEVKNPMYETEYGEIVQVSENLAIEFVQITHSIPQSAMVVVHTPEGAVVHTGDFKFDNNNPLGERPDYKRLKELGKEGVKVLIAESTRVAEPTKTPSEAVAQMLLEDFFLYEGMEADGLIATTFASHIARLQELIWIANKMGRQAVLVGRSLAKYTGIAKQLGLIKMKGARAIRSPNAVRKVLREVSQARENYLLIVTGHQGEPGAVLTRMANGELYDIGKRDTVVFSAGTIPNPLNRAQRYVLETKLRMRGVRMIKDLHVSGHASREDHRYLLRLLNPENIVPAHGEFRMLTHYAELAEEEGYLIGRDVFVSRNGYTVEVP, encoded by the coding sequence ATGATAAAAATCCACACAGTTAGCGGTTATGAGGAAGTCGGCAAAAACATGACCGCCGTCGAGTACAACGGGGAGGTTGTTATAATAGACATGGGGATCCGCCTAGACCGTGTTTTAATACATGAGGATGTGAACATTCAGGAGTTCCCCACCAAGGAGCTCCAGAAGCTGGGCGCCATCCCCGATGACTCGGGAATAAAGCACAAAAAAGTCGTTGCCATCGCGTTCACCCACGGCCATCTGGATCACATAGGGGCCGTTGGCAAGCTCGCTCCTCACTACCCGGACGTCCCGATTTACGGCACCCCATACACTATAAAGCTCGCCAAGGGCGAGGTCAAGAGCGAGAAGTACTTTGAGGTCAAGAACCCAATGTACGAGACTGAATACGGCGAGATAGTCCAGGTGAGCGAGAACCTGGCCATAGAGTTCGTCCAGATAACGCACTCAATACCGCAGTCCGCGATGGTGGTTGTCCACACGCCTGAGGGCGCGGTCGTCCACACGGGTGACTTCAAGTTCGATAACAACAACCCGCTCGGTGAGAGGCCCGACTACAAACGCCTGAAGGAGCTCGGGAAGGAGGGTGTCAAGGTTCTTATAGCCGAGTCAACCCGTGTCGCTGAACCAACCAAGACGCCGAGCGAAGCAGTGGCGCAGATGCTCCTCGAAGACTTCTTCCTCTACGAGGGCATGGAGGCCGACGGACTGATAGCGACCACCTTCGCCAGCCACATTGCTCGCCTTCAGGAGCTCATCTGGATAGCCAACAAGATGGGCAGGCAGGCCGTTCTGGTCGGCCGCTCTCTGGCCAAGTATACCGGCATAGCCAAACAGCTGGGGCTCATAAAGATGAAGGGTGCCAGGGCAATCAGAAGCCCCAACGCGGTGAGGAAGGTTCTGAGGGAGGTCAGTCAGGCCAGGGAGAACTACCTGCTGATAGTCACCGGCCACCAGGGCGAGCCGGGTGCAGTTTTAACGAGGATGGCCAACGGCGAGCTCTACGACATAGGCAAGCGCGATACGGTTGTCTTCTCCGCCGGGACGATACCCAACCCGCTCAACAGGGCCCAGCGCTACGTCCTTGAGACAAAGCTCAGGATGAGGGGTGTCAGGATGATAAAAGACCTCCATGTCAGCGGCCACGCGAGCAGGGAGGATCACCGCTATCTCCTCAGGTTGCTCAACCCCGAAAACATCGTCCCGGCCCACGGCGAGTTCAGGATGCTCACCCACTACGCGGAGCTGGCAGAGGAAGAGGGATACCTCATCGGAAGGGACGTCTTCGTTTCAAGGAACGGCTACACTGTTGAAGTGCCCTGA